A genomic stretch from Bifidobacterium sp. ESL0769 includes:
- a CDS encoding nicotinate phosphoribosyltransferase, translating to MLDYSPALMTDMYEYTMLDAALKDGTANRKCVFEVFTRHLPLGRRYGVVAGSGRILDALERFHLNDDDLKFLSDRKIVSPETIKWLENFKFTGSIKGYREGEMFFPDSPILEVEGTFGECTLLETLLLSILNYDSAVASAASRMVSAAKDRPCMDMGGRRANEWAAVAAARAAVVGGFQGTSNLLAAQLYGLKAIGTSAHCFTLVHDSERDAFASQVAAMSPNTTLLVDTYDIEEAIKTAVEVAGPSLGCVRIDSGDLAALAQRVRNQLDALGAKNTKITVTNDLDEYALAALQSAPVDSYGVGTMLVTGSGAPTCAMVYKLTEREGDNGEMVPVAKHSENKATVPGRKLSFRSYEYGLADTEHVISGSEEKLAKFQPETGWKDLMVNYVNHGEANKQYQGHDAITAAHDYHAKALAELPITAQSLMKGDPSIPTQIDVL from the coding sequence ATGCTGGATTATTCACCGGCTTTGATGACCGATATGTACGAGTACACGATGCTGGACGCGGCGCTCAAAGACGGCACCGCGAACCGCAAGTGCGTTTTCGAGGTGTTCACACGACACCTTCCGCTCGGCCGCCGTTACGGCGTGGTCGCCGGTTCCGGACGCATTCTCGACGCGCTCGAGCGTTTCCACTTGAACGATGACGACCTCAAATTTCTCTCCGACCGCAAGATCGTAAGCCCCGAGACCATCAAATGGCTCGAAAACTTCAAGTTCACCGGTTCGATCAAGGGCTATCGCGAGGGCGAGATGTTCTTCCCGGACTCCCCGATTCTCGAGGTCGAAGGTACGTTCGGCGAGTGCACATTGCTCGAAACGCTGCTGCTTTCGATTCTGAACTATGATTCCGCCGTGGCTTCCGCCGCCTCGCGCATGGTCAGCGCCGCCAAGGACCGCCCGTGCATGGATATGGGCGGACGCCGCGCCAACGAATGGGCCGCAGTCGCCGCAGCCCGCGCCGCAGTGGTCGGCGGGTTCCAAGGCACCTCGAACCTGCTCGCCGCCCAGCTTTACGGCCTCAAGGCCATCGGCACCTCGGCCCACTGCTTCACACTCGTCCACGATTCCGAACGCGACGCCTTCGCCTCGCAGGTCGCCGCGATGAGCCCGAACACCACGCTTCTGGTCGACACCTATGACATCGAGGAAGCCATCAAAACCGCCGTCGAGGTGGCCGGCCCCAGCCTCGGCTGCGTGCGCATCGATTCCGGCGATCTCGCCGCCCTAGCCCAGCGTGTGCGCAACCAGCTCGACGCGCTCGGCGCCAAGAACACGAAAATCACCGTGACCAACGACCTCGACGAATACGCCTTGGCTGCGCTGCAGTCCGCACCCGTCGATTCCTATGGCGTCGGCACGATGCTGGTCACCGGTTCCGGCGCCCCGACCTGTGCGATGGTCTACAAGCTCACCGAGCGCGAAGGCGACAACGGCGAGATGGTGCCAGTCGCCAAGCACTCCGAGAACAAGGCCACTGTCCCAGGCCGCAAGCTTTCGTTCCGTTCCTACGAATACGGCTTGGCTGATACCGAGCACGTCATCTCCGGTTCCGAGGAGAAGCTGGCCAAGTTCCAGCCCGAAACCGGTTGGAAGGATCTGATGGTCAACTATGTGAACCACGGCGAAGCCAACAAGCAGTATCAAGGCCACGACGCCATCACCGCCGCACACGATTATCACGCAAAGGCCCTGGCCGAGCTGCCCATCACCGCGCAATCGCTGATGAAGGGCGATCCGTCCATCCCAACCCAGATTGACGTGCTGTAG
- a CDS encoding DUF3039 domain-containing protein — MADFFDRFDVAGLRDVWRNAAGFENPSQDPDSGAGTAVLERPETDEETKRSDNGDADRFAHYVSRDRMRESQLTGRPVVALCGKIWVPKHDPSQYPVCPDCKRIYEEMTGK; from the coding sequence ATGGCTGACTTTTTCGATAGGTTTGATGTTGCGGGGCTGCGCGACGTTTGGCGCAATGCGGCCGGATTTGAGAATCCCTCGCAAGACCCGGATTCCGGGGCCGGGACGGCGGTTTTGGAACGTCCGGAAACCGATGAAGAGACCAAACGCAGCGACAACGGCGACGCCGACCGTTTCGCTCACTATGTTTCGCGCGACCGCATGCGCGAGTCCCAGCTTACCGGGCGGCCTGTGGTGGCATTGTGCGGCAAGATTTGGGTGCCGAAGCATGATCCCTCGCAGTATCCGGTTTGTCCGGATTGCAAGCGTATCTACGAGGAAATGACCGGCAAGTAA
- the coaD gene encoding pantetheine-phosphate adenylyltransferase: protein MTIAVCPGSYDPVTAGHLDVIERSARIFETVHVVVAVNSAKTPMFSEKTRVDVIKRALVKDGYPNVIVASTDGLITDYCTKVGASVIVKGLRQNGDYEAELGMALVNRKLSGVETMFLPANPILEHISSTIVKDVARHGGDVTGMVPDCVVGMLAKQLQKEKSQ, encoded by the coding sequence ATGACTATTGCAGTGTGCCCGGGCTCGTATGATCCAGTCACGGCAGGGCATTTGGACGTTATCGAACGAAGCGCGCGCATTTTTGAAACAGTACATGTCGTCGTGGCCGTAAATTCCGCGAAAACCCCGATGTTTTCGGAGAAGACCCGCGTGGATGTCATCAAGCGGGCGTTGGTAAAAGACGGATATCCGAACGTGATAGTTGCTTCGACCGATGGATTGATCACCGATTATTGCACCAAGGTCGGTGCGTCGGTTATCGTCAAAGGTTTGCGGCAGAACGGCGACTACGAAGCCGAACTCGGGATGGCATTGGTCAATCGCAAACTTTCCGGTGTCGAGACCATGTTCCTGCCTGCGAACCCGATTCTTGAGCATATTTCCAGCACCATCGTCAAAGATGTGGCACGTCACGGAGGCGACGTCACCGGCATGGTGCCCGATTGCGTGGTCGGCATGCTCGCCAAGCAACTTCAGAAAGAAAAGAGTCAGTGA
- a CDS encoding cell division protein: MAEDKNLSDEEDDTVSKIIPVDDLSPNRDEEGGDQEASETPADGDEIDQTDATNDGADDETGDTTSSKATKPHFASPTELPDLREHHDDTPADDDATDDSADAEAVDDAESKSRDEFTTVYDIIDQMSASIEETKSSIFSPGMVRLDRDEFLDQLGQLKSMLPVQLERASSLMREAERRLQNAQSQAQAIVTKAQSQAAQIKQNAEEQAQILAGQERVVDIAQQKARVILDDAQAKSTKLVQGANAYCADVMKSLKDQVSNYDRDIRNGIDVIDKRQHEAAAQLEATQADALASKQAPSKKTE; this comes from the coding sequence ATGGCGGAAGACAAAAACCTCAGCGACGAGGAAGACGATACCGTTTCGAAGATCATTCCAGTCGATGACCTTTCACCGAACCGTGATGAGGAAGGCGGAGACCAAGAGGCATCCGAGACTCCCGCTGACGGTGACGAAATCGACCAGACCGACGCAACGAATGATGGCGCCGATGACGAGACCGGTGATACGACTTCCTCGAAAGCCACCAAGCCGCATTTCGCCTCGCCGACAGAGCTCCCGGACCTGCGCGAGCACCACGACGACACACCTGCCGACGATGACGCTACCGACGATTCGGCCGACGCCGAGGCCGTAGATGACGCCGAGAGCAAAAGCCGTGACGAATTCACGACGGTCTACGACATCATCGACCAGATGAGCGCTTCCATCGAGGAGACCAAATCGAGCATTTTCTCGCCTGGCATGGTGCGCCTCGACCGCGACGAGTTCCTCGACCAGCTTGGTCAGTTGAAGTCCATGCTCCCTGTCCAGCTGGAACGCGCGTCCTCGTTGATGCGCGAGGCCGAACGCCGCCTGCAAAACGCCCAAAGCCAAGCCCAGGCCATCGTCACCAAGGCCCAAAGCCAGGCCGCGCAGATCAAGCAGAACGCCGAAGAGCAGGCCCAGATTCTCGCCGGTCAGGAACGCGTGGTTGACATTGCGCAGCAGAAGGCCCGAGTAATCTTGGACGACGCCCAAGCCAAGTCGACCAAGCTTGTGCAAGGCGCCAACGCCTATTGCGCCGACGTGATGAAGTCCTTGAAAGACCAGGTTTCCAACTACGACCGCGACATCCGCAACGGCATCGACGTGATCGACAAACGCCAGCACGAGGCCGCGGCGCAACTTGAAGCAACTCAAGCCGACGCCCTTGCCAGCAAGCAGGCGCCGTCGAAGAAAACCGAATAA
- a CDS encoding DUF177 domain-containing protein: protein MSRPEDSQWAVSVGQIISRPGQSKTVDADFPAPSGIGDNVIGVKEGAPVQVSGSFDSIVDGLIFTGRFNAPVHAECVRCLTPIKRDWNMDVTAFFPYDSTKASVNQDIGHGKSDEDIDIVAGEDESEDTYPLSADCNFADLEALLRDTLVENLPLQPLCKPDCKGLCSQCGINLNDNPDHHHDVVDNRFAALAGLKAKLEKEEEAGK from the coding sequence ATGAGCAGACCTGAAGATTCGCAATGGGCCGTCAGTGTGGGGCAGATTATCTCGCGCCCTGGCCAAAGCAAAACCGTTGACGCCGATTTCCCCGCCCCGAGCGGCATCGGCGACAACGTCATCGGCGTTAAGGAAGGTGCGCCGGTCCAGGTGAGCGGTTCCTTCGACTCCATCGTCGACGGGCTGATTTTCACCGGACGTTTCAACGCCCCGGTCCACGCCGAGTGCGTGCGCTGTCTCACCCCGATCAAGCGTGATTGGAACATGGACGTCACCGCGTTCTTCCCTTACGATTCCACCAAAGCCAGCGTCAATCAAGACATCGGGCACGGCAAGAGCGACGAGGACATCGACATCGTCGCCGGCGAAGACGAGTCGGAAGACACCTACCCGCTGAGTGCGGACTGCAATTTCGCCGACCTCGAGGCGCTTCTGCGCGACACATTGGTCGAGAACCTGCCGCTGCAGCCGCTGTGCAAGCCCGATTGCAAAGGCCTGTGCTCGCAGTGCGGCATCAATCTCAACGACAATCCTGACCATCATCACGACGTGGTCGACAACCGTTTCGCCGCTCTGGCCGGCCTCAAAGCCAAGCTGGAAAAGGAAGAGGAAGCGGGCAAATAG
- the rpmF gene encoding 50S ribosomal protein L32: MALPKYKTSRANTHSRRSNWKASAAKTVACPNCGAPTLPHMACPSCGSFRGRVYREAISKSLSK, encoded by the coding sequence ATGGCACTGCCAAAGTACAAGACTTCGCGAGCCAACACGCATTCGCGCCGATCCAACTGGAAGGCCAGCGCGGCCAAGACCGTCGCCTGCCCCAATTGTGGTGCGCCGACCCTGCCGCATATGGCTTGCCCGAGCTGCGGATCCTTCCGCGGCCGCGTCTATCGCGAGGCTATCAGCAAGTCGCTGAGCAAGTGA
- the rnc gene encoding ribonuclease III has translation MLNRLGTTLSPDLLVQALTHRSFSHEHEGAPNYERLEFLGDAVLEFVSTETLYRVHPDMNEGQLAKMRAMAVSEKALSQIAREKLQVGPYILLGHGEAESGGAEKSSILCDIVESLIGATFVEHGIDEARKVVHHLVDDELKKVATEGPALDWKTSLTVKAHGMGLEDPRYRMSVGGPEYAQVFTARAVVGEDDEVLGVGTGSSKRKAQLAAAREAWHELDDHPSKHQAKKHHHRNDSGADSSNAA, from the coding sequence CTGCTCAACCGGCTCGGAACCACGCTTTCGCCGGACCTGCTGGTGCAGGCGCTCACCCACCGCTCGTTCTCGCACGAACACGAGGGTGCGCCGAACTACGAACGCTTGGAATTCCTGGGTGACGCGGTGCTTGAATTCGTTTCCACGGAAACGCTCTATCGCGTCCATCCTGATATGAACGAAGGCCAGCTGGCGAAGATGCGGGCGATGGCCGTCTCGGAAAAGGCGCTTTCGCAAATTGCACGCGAAAAGCTTCAGGTAGGACCCTACATTCTGCTCGGTCACGGCGAGGCGGAATCCGGCGGTGCCGAAAAAAGCTCAATTCTCTGCGATATCGTCGAATCGCTGATCGGTGCGACATTCGTGGAGCACGGCATCGACGAAGCCCGAAAAGTCGTGCACCATCTGGTTGACGATGAACTGAAGAAGGTTGCCACCGAAGGCCCTGCGTTGGATTGGAAGACCTCGCTGACCGTCAAGGCGCACGGCATGGGGCTTGAGGACCCGCGTTATCGCATGTCGGTCGGCGGGCCGGAATACGCGCAGGTTTTCACCGCCCGCGCCGTCGTGGGCGAAGACGACGAAGTGCTCGGCGTCGGCACCGGTTCCAGCAAACGCAAGGCCCAGCTTGCCGCGGCCCGCGAAGCCTGGCACGAGCTCGATGACCACCCAAGCAAGCATCAGGCGAAGAAGCACCATCATCGCAATGATTCCGGCGCGGATTCATCCAACGCAGCCTGA
- a CDS encoding leucine-rich repeat domain-containing protein — MVKEDIAVVAERSIALTTKRSILTFLQTLSVALAAFAVIAMVFAPCSASAAQVRHDCKVGSDSIADCFPDEALAKDVARAEHVKTTNTFTQKMVDVTTKLNAFKSLNGRVESLKGIENLVNLTYLNIDGNYVQSLARLANLTKLQTLYCNGNEVSDFSPISKLTSLQVLSLNAQQDNSGSDPDSRSSIDLAPLAGLTGLKVLRLNNLRFKSVAPLAGLVNLNELDIESAGIIDGSPLAGLVNLTRLDISRNDLGSIDMVRGMTNLRKLYAGQQNTGGSLQIRDVSALEPLVNLQELDLSGNAIADISPLRGMANMRVLWIGGNRISDISPISGMTALASLSIDYNEIQSLEPLRGLTQLRTLKADDNRISDISPLAGFTKLEGTLDLSDNRISDISPLAGFTKFDGTLDFSGNRISDISPLANCVHLDELLMGDNRVSDISVLAKMPGLSLAEFQGNTVRDATLPAKVRDKSINLGVEYTLLDDAAPDKLTLKTGKDFDGKYLKPQMYPKNGHYDPATGVVTWKNVGDADHISLTFWDGKDMEDSDFTGMVSRHIQGVPPKKTHTVSFINGCGLDIPDQQVRDEDVVNMPDVPMTCHGKGFDRWRLKHDKDRDNLLATEGFNQPVTEDMELVGMWDETPSSIFYDEERTRSGEYCDGPADEDEYVHAHLDRDEGGDSLDFSWRELALFFWPITLGVIVIVLVVLACCFRAKEPSVVEEPSAAEDEEQ; from the coding sequence ATGGTCAAGGAAGACATTGCGGTGGTTGCCGAGCGATCAATTGCGTTGACGACCAAGCGATCGATTCTGACGTTCCTGCAGACGTTGTCGGTTGCGCTCGCGGCATTCGCGGTGATTGCGATGGTATTCGCGCCCTGTTCCGCTTCGGCCGCGCAAGTACGGCACGATTGCAAGGTCGGCAGCGACAGCATAGCCGATTGTTTTCCCGATGAGGCGCTCGCCAAGGACGTTGCGAGAGCCGAGCACGTCAAGACCACTAATACCTTTACCCAGAAAATGGTTGATGTTACCACGAAACTCAACGCTTTCAAATCGTTGAACGGAAGAGTCGAGAGTCTCAAAGGTATCGAGAATCTGGTGAACCTCACCTATCTCAATATCGATGGTAATTACGTCCAGAGCCTCGCACGTCTAGCCAATCTCACTAAACTGCAAACGCTGTATTGCAACGGAAACGAGGTCTCCGATTTCTCGCCGATTTCCAAGCTCACCTCGTTGCAGGTACTTTCCCTGAATGCTCAACAGGATAATTCTGGTTCAGATCCTGATTCCCGCTCGTCGATTGATCTTGCGCCTCTGGCGGGGCTCACCGGGCTCAAGGTCCTTCGGCTCAATAATCTTAGGTTCAAAAGCGTCGCCCCGCTTGCCGGGTTGGTCAATCTGAACGAACTTGATATCGAGAGTGCCGGCATCATCGATGGCTCGCCTCTGGCTGGCTTGGTGAATCTCACCCGGCTCGACATCAGCAGGAATGATCTCGGCTCGATTGATATGGTGCGGGGCATGACGAATCTGCGCAAGCTATACGCGGGGCAGCAGAACACTGGGGGCAGCCTGCAGATCCGCGATGTCTCCGCACTCGAACCACTCGTAAACTTGCAGGAACTGGATTTGAGCGGCAATGCGATAGCCGATATTTCCCCGTTGCGTGGAATGGCCAATATGCGTGTGCTGTGGATCGGTGGTAACCGTATTTCCGACATCAGCCCGATTTCCGGGATGACGGCATTGGCGTCGTTGTCGATTGACTACAACGAAATCCAAAGTCTGGAACCCTTGCGCGGTCTTACCCAGCTGCGCACACTCAAGGCCGACGACAACAGGATCTCGGACATCTCACCTCTTGCCGGTTTTACCAAGCTTGAAGGCACCCTCGATCTTTCCGATAACAGAATCTCGGATATCTCACCCCTTGCCGGGTTTACCAAGTTTGACGGCACACTTGATTTTTCCGGCAATCGGATATCGGATATTTCCCCTCTCGCCAATTGTGTCCATTTGGATGAACTTTTGATGGGTGATAACCGTGTCAGCGATATCTCGGTTTTGGCGAAGATGCCCGGACTTAGCCTTGCGGAATTTCAGGGCAATACCGTGCGTGACGCCACTTTGCCCGCCAAGGTGAGGGATAAGTCAATAAATTTGGGTGTGGAATATACATTGCTTGATGATGCCGCTCCGGACAAATTGACGCTGAAGACCGGGAAGGATTTTGATGGCAAATACCTCAAACCGCAGATGTATCCGAAAAACGGCCATTACGACCCGGCGACCGGGGTGGTGACGTGGAAAAATGTGGGGGACGCCGATCACATATCCCTGACCTTCTGGGATGGTAAGGACATGGAGGATTCCGACTTCACCGGTATGGTCTCGAGGCATATTCAAGGCGTGCCGCCAAAGAAGACGCATACAGTTTCATTTATCAATGGATGCGGCCTTGATATCCCCGACCAGCAGGTGCGTGACGAAGATGTGGTGAACATGCCCGATGTCCCGATGACATGCCATGGAAAGGGTTTTGATCGCTGGCGATTGAAACATGACAAGGACCGAGACAACTTATTGGCAACCGAGGGCTTCAACCAGCCAGTCACCGAGGATATGGAGTTGGTTGGCATGTGGGATGAGACTCCGTCCAGCATCTTCTACGACGAGGAAAGAACGCGGAGCGGGGAATACTGTGACGGTCCGGCCGACGAGGATGAATATGTGCATGCCCATCTCGACCGCGACGAAGGGGGTGACAGCTTGGATTTTTCATGGCGTGAATTGGCGTTGTTTTTTTGGCCGATCACACTTGGAGTAATTGTTATCGTTCTCGTTGTATTGGCCTGTTGCTTTCGCGCCAAAGAGCCGAGCGTTGTTGAAGAACCGAGCGCTGCCGAAGATGAGGAGCAATAG
- a CDS encoding acetolactate synthase large subunit produces the protein MVSPTPLQAFSAVPKAPKNNKQTLINGEKMTGAQALIRTLEDLGVQDVFGIPGGAILPVYHQIHDDTKFRFVLMRHEQAAGHAAEGYAVATGRVGVCIVTSGPGATNMVTPIADANMDSVPLVVISGQVGVDAIGTDAFQEADTVGITYPVVKHSYLVTDAQDIPRVLAEAHYIARTGRPGPVVVDITKTAQVGDMYYTWPQKLLLPGYNPTTKPHGHVLREAARLFEQSYRPVLYVGGGAVRSNAGAQVKELADLTDSPIVTTLPARGIVPDSDPKMLGMLGMHGTLAATAATQKCDLLVAIGARFDDRVTGKMEAFAPAARVVHIDIDPAEIGKRRQPDVPIVGDVAEVLDALNAEIKRNQAIQGKPNLAAWWRLINSWREKYPIKYDEKTPDGSLSPQWVVEELSRQAAPSTIWVSGVGQHQMWASQLIDFENPHSWISSGGLGTMGFGLPAAIGARVGSSRDFGGKKPVWLIDGDGSFQMTSEELAPAFIDKAPVKIAILNNSVYGMVRQWQTLFYDKHYSQTSIQDGENTEDIVNVPDFVKLAEAYSCVGIRATTQDEAKAAIKRANEINDRPVLIDFRVYKDAMVWPMVAAGQSNDTVTYKPGVQPLLHHDSTDRVADDDQDDNHNEAEAANTATGTETSEK, from the coding sequence ATGGTGTCACCAACGCCTTTACAGGCATTCAGCGCGGTGCCGAAAGCACCGAAAAACAACAAACAGACTCTCATAAACGGCGAGAAGATGACTGGCGCGCAGGCGCTGATCCGCACGCTGGAAGATCTGGGCGTACAGGACGTTTTCGGTATTCCGGGCGGCGCGATTCTGCCGGTTTATCATCAGATTCATGACGACACCAAGTTCCGTTTCGTGTTGATGCGCCACGAGCAGGCCGCTGGGCACGCAGCTGAGGGTTACGCCGTGGCCACAGGGCGCGTGGGCGTGTGCATCGTCACTTCCGGGCCAGGAGCGACCAATATGGTCACCCCGATCGCCGACGCGAATATGGATTCGGTGCCGCTGGTCGTCATTTCCGGGCAGGTCGGCGTGGATGCCATCGGAACGGACGCCTTCCAGGAGGCCGATACCGTTGGTATCACATATCCAGTCGTCAAGCATTCCTACCTAGTCACCGACGCACAGGATATTCCGCGCGTACTCGCCGAAGCGCACTATATCGCGCGTACCGGCCGCCCCGGCCCCGTCGTCGTCGATATCACAAAAACCGCACAGGTTGGCGATATGTATTACACATGGCCGCAGAAACTGCTGCTTCCCGGTTATAACCCGACCACCAAACCGCACGGCCATGTGCTGCGCGAGGCTGCGAGACTCTTCGAGCAGTCATATCGGCCGGTGCTTTACGTCGGCGGCGGCGCCGTACGCTCCAACGCCGGAGCACAGGTCAAAGAACTCGCTGACCTGACCGATTCCCCAATCGTCACTACGCTTCCTGCGCGTGGCATCGTGCCGGATTCCGACCCGAAAATGCTCGGAATGCTTGGTATGCACGGTACCTTAGCTGCCACCGCGGCTACGCAGAAATGCGATTTGCTGGTGGCCATTGGCGCTCGTTTCGACGACCGCGTGACCGGTAAGATGGAAGCTTTCGCCCCCGCAGCCCGCGTCGTTCATATCGACATCGACCCCGCGGAAATCGGCAAACGCCGCCAGCCCGATGTACCAATCGTTGGCGACGTGGCGGAAGTGCTTGACGCGCTAAACGCCGAAATCAAGCGGAACCAAGCTATCCAAGGCAAGCCGAATCTCGCGGCCTGGTGGAGGCTCATCAACTCGTGGCGCGAAAAGTACCCGATAAAATATGACGAAAAGACGCCGGACGGTTCGCTTTCGCCACAGTGGGTCGTCGAAGAGCTTTCACGTCAGGCCGCGCCTTCCACCATCTGGGTTTCGGGCGTGGGTCAGCATCAGATGTGGGCTTCACAGCTCATTGATTTTGAGAATCCTCATTCTTGGATTTCCTCTGGCGGACTTGGAACCATGGGCTTCGGCCTGCCCGCAGCCATCGGCGCACGCGTCGGTTCGTCGCGCGATTTCGGCGGCAAGAAGCCAGTCTGGCTCATCGACGGCGACGGCAGCTTCCAGATGACTTCCGAAGAGCTCGCGCCTGCGTTCATCGACAAAGCACCGGTGAAAATCGCGATTCTCAACAATTCCGTCTACGGCATGGTCCGCCAATGGCAGACGCTCTTCTACGACAAGCACTACTCGCAGACCAGCATCCAGGACGGCGAAAACACCGAGGACATCGTCAACGTCCCCGATTTCGTCAAGCTCGCCGAGGCGTATAGCTGCGTCGGCATCCGCGCCACAACGCAAGACGAAGCGAAAGCCGCCATCAAGCGCGCCAACGAAATCAACGACCGGCCGGTCTTGATCGATTTCCGTGTTTACAAGGACGCGATGGTCTGGCCGATGGTAGCCGCGGGGCAATCCAACGACACTGTGACTTACAAGCCCGGCGTGCAGCCGCTCTTGCATCATGATTCGACGGACCGCGTTGCCGATGACGACCAAGACGATAACCACAATGAAGCCGAAGCCGCCAATACTGCGACCGGCACTGAAACATCGGAAAAGTAA
- the ilvN gene encoding acetolactate synthase small subunit — protein MAIYPASTPHSERHTLSVLVENRPGVLARIAGLFARRAFNINSLSVSPTERPDISRVTVTADVEQVPLEQIIKQLNKLLHVLKIVDLDNTDAVQRELVLIKVAANETNRSDVLEIVRLFRVRVVDVHPESLTIEATGDEGKIDALLGLLDDYGVIELVRSGAVAVTRGPHALSEKVVGSEITGR, from the coding sequence ATGGCAATCTATCCTGCATCCACTCCGCATAGCGAGCGTCACACCCTGTCCGTCCTGGTCGAAAACCGCCCCGGTGTTTTGGCACGTATAGCAGGCCTTTTCGCCCGTCGCGCCTTCAACATCAACTCGCTTTCCGTCTCCCCCACCGAGCGCCCCGACATCTCGCGCGTCACCGTAACCGCCGACGTCGAGCAGGTGCCGCTCGAGCAGATCATCAAGCAGCTCAACAAGCTGCTCCACGTGCTGAAAATCGTCGATCTCGACAACACCGACGCCGTCCAGCGCGAGCTGGTGCTCATCAAGGTCGCGGCCAACGAGACAAACCGTTCCGATGTGCTTGAGATCGTGCGCCTCTTCCGCGTGCGCGTGGTCGATGTGCACCCCGAGTCCCTGACCATCGAGGCCACCGGCGACGAGGGCAAGATCGACGCGCTGCTTGGGCTCTTGGACGACTACGGTGTCATCGAGCTAGTTCGTTCCGGCGCCGTCGCCGTAACCCGTGGCCCACACGCGTTGAGCGAAAAGGTAGTCGGCAGCGAAATCACCGGAAGGTAA
- a CDS encoding type II toxin-antitoxin system VapC family toxin, whose protein sequence is MFLLDTNVVSEISSRAIPDEKVLAWFFAQSPDTLYISSITLAELIYGIELLPEGRRKDDVRNSVVSTLSDFQSRPLPFDEQAAPYYASVAAQRRKLGQPIGPNDAMIAAIAMSNNMAVVTRNIKDFENTGVRIINPWKYQNQKS, encoded by the coding sequence ATGTTTCTACTTGACACCAATGTAGTGAGTGAAATTTCCAGCCGCGCAATTCCTGATGAAAAAGTACTTGCATGGTTTTTCGCCCAATCACCAGACACACTATATATATCAAGTATCACTTTGGCTGAACTTATATATGGCATTGAGCTTTTACCAGAAGGCCGACGCAAAGACGATGTACGCAACAGTGTGGTATCCACACTTTCTGATTTTCAGTCTCGTCCACTACCTTTCGACGAACAGGCAGCACCATATTATGCATCCGTCGCCGCTCAAAGGAGAAAATTAGGCCAACCTATTGGACCAAATGACGCCATGATTGCAGCCATTGCCATGTCCAACAATATGGCTGTAGTCACTCGAAACATAAAGGATTTTGAAAACACGGGAGTAAGAATCATTAATCCTTGGAAATACCAAAATCAAAAAAGCTAA